The Trichosurus vulpecula isolate mTriVul1 chromosome 4, mTriVul1.pri, whole genome shotgun sequence genome contains a region encoding:
- the LOC118846081 gene encoding transcription elongation factor SPT5-like, with protein MPQLGNHLSDSRSEDETQEAHDTAVWTAVNSPAKESKQLELSESESDSDSDSDSNSDSSEYYWDSLGPGLEVSRKKSQLKMSQRGNRLSESSSEDETQQAQDPAVWTAVPAAAREPEQLELSGSESESESESESESGSGSGSGSGSGSEESGSESDSSSSQTVSQSEEGRNGEEVEKEDEEEEEEEEEEEGEEEEDEDEDEDEDEDEDSHPRKKPKHQGFILDEAEVDDDYEEEEEEWEEGAEDFLDRERLDGSSAGFGNGEEDCSRARRLQNAWRDEGEDELSRYYMEKYATESCREAPSRASEQLLEDISQQSLLPGIRDPRLWMVKCKLGEERAAALTLMRKFMVSQFTNSPLQIKSVVAPEYLKGYIYVEAYKPSHVVEAMEGVASLRQGCQHQKLVPMQEMTDVLKVLVKEAPSLQPKSWVRVRAGLYKDDIAQVTFAEPGQATVSLKMIPRIDYSLITSPSKQKDAFAKRKRFSRPPQKLFDAQKIQSLGGKVGADGDFLTFKGNRYSHRGFLFKTFALSAVIREGVKPTLSELQKFEEQPDALQDLPVRIEDSRDAERTFTPGDKVRVVDGELVNLRGQVVSVHGPKVILMPKHEQLTDLLELSAWELQKDFDAGDHVKVISGRFLGTTGFVLRVEDNFILLLSHLAREELKVLPRDLQLCQDTALPVDVWGQHRWAQLVQLHPGMVGVIVGLDADTLQVLNMHDKVVTVRRQAVTAKKDNHLAVALDRQQNSIRVKDSVRVVDGPHSGLEAEILHLFRGSAFLHSRKLTENGGLFVCKSRHLLLTGAPQSAPGNDFLVRDLDPGRSPHVASPRHPSTRGQRQRGQGQGQGSGQGSERGRGYGHRDKGLIGQSVRICQGPYKGYIGIVKDVTEDIIRVELHSTCQTISVHPQRLVPLGTTRPGLSTPGSQTPAYGSGSFPCLYGSQTPVYEGSYTPSHTGAWDASNRNTPSRP; from the exons CAGTCTCGGCCCCGGCCTAGAGGTGAGTCGCAAAAAGTCTCAGCTGAAGATGTCCCAGCGTGGCAATCGCCTCAGCGAAAGTAGCTCCGAGGACGAGACCCAGCAGGCCCAGGACCCGGCAGTATGGACAGCAGTACCTGCCGCAGCCAGGGAACCAGAGCAGTTGGAGCTGTCAGGGTCTGAATCCGAATCCGAATCCGAATCCGAATCCGAATCCGGGTCCGGGTCCGGGTCCGGGTCCGGGTCCGGGTCCGAGGAATCTGGGTCCGAGTCCGACAGCTCCAGTTCTCAGACGGTGTCTCAATCAGAAGAAGGCAGGAACggagaggaagtggagaaggaagacgaggaggaggaggaggaggaggaggaggaggaaggcgaGGAGGAAGAGGACGAAGACGAGGACGAGGACGAAGACGAAGACGAGGACAGCCATCCAAGAAAGAAGCCAAAACACCAGGGCTTCATCTTAGATGAGGCTGAGGTGGATGATGActatgaagaggaagaagaagagtggGAAGAAGGAGCGGAGGACTTTCTGGACAGAGAGCGGCTAGATGGCTCCAGCGCGGGTTTTGGCAACGGGGAGGAAGACTGCTCCCGGGCCCGGCGCCTCCAGAATGCTtggagggatgagggagaggatgagctgtcTCGTTATTACATGGAGAAATATGCCACTGAATCGTGCCGGGAAGCCCCTAGCAGAGCCTCTGAGCAGCTCCTGGAGGACATCAGCCAACAGTCGCTGCTCCCTGGAATCCGGGATCCCAGACTGTGGATGGTCAAGTGCAAGCTCGGCGAGGAAAGAGCCGCCGCCCTGACCCTCATGAGGAAGTTCATGGTCTCCCAGTTCACCAACAGCCCACTGCAGATCAAGTCGGTGGTGGCTCCGGAATACCTCAAGGGCTACATCTATGTGGAGGCCTACAAGCCCAGCCACGTGGTGGAGGCCATGGAAGGCGTGGCCAGCCTGCGCCAAGGCTGCCAGCACCAGAAGCTGGTGCCCATGCAGGAGATGACGGACGTGCTCAAGGTGTTAGTCAAGGAGGCCCCCAGCCTGCAGCCCAAGAGCTGGGTGCGTGTCAGAGCCGGCCTCTACAAGGATGACATCGCTCAGGTGACTTTCGCAGAGCCCGGCCAAGCAACGGTCTCCCTCAAGATGATTCCTCGCATCGACTACAGCCTCATCACAAGCCCCAGCAAACAGAAAGACGCCTTCGCCAAGAGGAAGAGGTTCAGCAGACCCCCACAGAAGCTCTTTGATGCTCAGAAGATCCAGTCCCTCGGAGGAAAGGTTGGGGCAGATGGAGATTTTCTCACCTTCAAAGGGAACCGCTACAGCCACAGAGGATTCCTCTTCAAGACCTTCGCCCTCTCGGCCGTCATCAGAGAGGGGGTGAAGCCCACGCTCTCCGAGCTGCAGAAGTTTGAGGAGCAGCCCGACGCCCTGCAGGACCTCCCGGTGCGCATCGAGGACAGCCGGGACGCCGAGCGCACCTTCACGCCAGGAGACAAAGTGCGAGTGGTGGACGGTGAGCTCGTCAACCTGCGGGGCCAGGTGGTCAGCGTGCACGGCCCCAAGGTCATCCTGATGCCCAAGCACGAGCAGCTCACCGACCTGCTGGAGCTGTCCGCCTGGGAGCTGCAGAAGGACTTCGACGCGGGAGACCACGTCAAAGTGATCTCCGGACGCTTCCTCGGCACCACGGGCTTCGTCCTGAGAGTGGAGGACAACTttatcctcctcctctcccacctcgccagggaagagctcaaggTACTTCCCAGAGACCTGCAGCTCTGCCAGGACACTGCACTCCCGGTGGACGTTTGGGGCCAGCACCGCTGGGCCCAGCTGGTGCAGCTGCACCCCGGCATGGTGGGCGTCATCGTTGGCCTAGACGCAGACACTTTGCAAGTCCTGAACATGCACGACAAGGTGGTCACGGTGCGCCGCCAAGCAGTCACCGCCAAGAAGGACAACCACTTGGCCGTGGCCCTGGACCGCCAACAGAACAGCATTCGCGTCAAGGACTCGGTCAGGGTTGTTGACGGCCCGCACTCTGGACTCGAGGCCGAGATCCTCCACCTCTTCAGAGGAAGTGCCTTTCTCCACTCCAGGAAGCTCACGGAAAATGGGGGCCTGTTCGTCTGCAAGTCCCGGCACCTCCTGCTCACCGGGGCTCCCCAGTCTGCCCCGGGCAACGACTTCTTGGTAAGGGACTTGGATCCCGGCCGCAGCCCTCACGTCGCCAGTCCCAGGCACCCTAGCACCCGAGGGCAGAGGCAGCGA ggccagggccagggccagggctcgGGCCAGGGCTCCGAAAGGGGCCGCGGCTACGGCCACCGAGACAAGGGCCTCATCGGACAGTCTGTGCGCATCTGCCAGGGGCCCTACAAGGGCTACATTGGGATCGTGAAGGACGTGACGGAAGACATTATCCGCGTGGAGCTCCATTCCACCTGCCAGACCATTTCCGTGCATCCTCAGAGACTCGTCCCGCTTGGCACCACTCGCCCCGGACTCTCGACCCCCGGCTCCCAGACTCCCGCCTACGGCTCAGGCTCCTTTCCCTGCCTGTACGGCTCCCAGACCCCAGTGTACGAGGGCAGCTACACTCCGAGCCACACCGGTGCTTGGGACGCCAGCAACCGCAACACACCCTCCAGGCCATAG
- the LOC118846082 gene encoding transcription elongation factor SPT5-like: MSQRGNRLSESSSEDETQQAQDPAVWTAVPAAARESEQLELSGSESESESESESGSGSRSGSGSGSGSGSESESEESGSESDSSSSQTVSQSEEGRNGEEVEKEDEEEEEEEEGEEEEDEDEDEDSHPRKKPKHQGFILDEAEVDDDYEEEEEEWEEGAEDFLDRERLDGSSAGFGNGEEDCSRARRLQNAWRDEGEDELSRYYMEKYATESCREAPSRASEQLLEDISQQSLLPGIRDPRLWMVKCKLGEERAAALTLMRKFMVSQFTNSPLQIKSVVAPEYLKGYIYVEAYKPSHVVEAMEGVASLRQGCQHQKLVPMQEMTDVLKVLVKEAPSLQPKSWVRVRAGLYKDDIAQVTFAEPGQATVSLKMIPRIDYSLITSPSKQKDAFAKRKRFSRPPQKLFDAQKIQSLGGKVGADGDFLTFKGNRYSHRGFLFKTFALSAVIREGVKPTLSELQKFEEQPDALQDLPVRIEDSRDAERTFTPGDKVRVVDGELVNLRGQVVSVHGPKVILMPKHEQLTDLLELSAWELQKDFDAGDHVKVISGRFLGTTGFVLRVEDNFILLLSHLAREELKVLPRDLQLCQDTALPVDVWGQHRWAQLVQLHPGMVGVIVGLDADTLQVLNMHDKVVTVRRQAVTAKKDNHLAVALDRQQNSIRVKDSVRVVDGPHSGLEAEILHLFRGSAFLHSRKLTENGGLFVCKSRHLLLTGAPQSAPGNDFLVRDLDPGRSPHVASPRHPSTRGQRQRGQGQGQGSGQGSERGRGYGHRDKGLIGQSVRICQGPYKGYIGIVKDVTEDIFRVELHSTCQTISVHPQRLVPLGTTRPGLSTPGSQTPAYGSGSFPCLYGSQTPVYEGSYTPSHTGAWDASNRNTPSRP; the protein is encoded by the exons ATGTCCCAGCGTGGCAATCGCCTCAGCGAAAGTAGCTCCGAGGACGAGACCCAGCAGGCCCAGGACCCGGCAGTATGGACAGCAGTACCTGCCGCAGCCAGGGAATCAGAGCAGTTGGAGCTGTCAGGGTCTGAATCCGAATCCGAATCCGAATCCGAATCCGGGTCCGGGTCCAGGTCCGGGTCCGGGTCCGGGTCCGGGTCCGGGTCCGAGTCCGAGTCCGAGGAATCTGGGTCCGAGTCCGACAGCTCCAGTTCTCAGACGGTGTCTCAATCAGAAGAAGGCAGGAACggagaggaagtggagaaggaagacgaggaggaggaggaggaggaggaaggcgaGGAGGAAGAGGACGAAGACGAAGACGAGGACAGCCATCCAAGAAAGAAGCCAAAACACCAGGGCTTCATCTTAGATGAGGCTGAGGTGGATGATGActatgaagaggaagaagaagagtggGAAGAAGGAGCGGAGGACTTTCTGGACAGAGAGCGGCTAGATGGCTCCAGCGCGGGTTTTGGCAACGGGGAGGAAGACTGCTCCCGGGCCCGGCGCCTCCAGAATGCTtggagggatgagggagaggatgagctgtcTCGTTATTACATGGAGAAATATGCCACTGAATCGTGCCGGGAAGCCCCTAGCAGAGCCTCTGAGCAGCTCCTGGAGGACATCAGCCAACAGTCGCTGCTCCCTGGAATCCGGGATCCCAGACTGTGGATGGTCAAGTGCAAGCTCGGGGAGGAAAGAGCCGCCGCCCTGACCCTCATGAGGAAGTTCATGGTCTCCCAGTTCACCAACAGCCCACTGCAGATCAAGTCGGTGGTGGCTCCGGAATACCTCAAGGGCTACATCTATGTGGAGGCCTACAAGCCCAGCCACGTGGTGGAGGCCATGGAAGGCGTGGCCAGCCTGCGCCAAGGCTGCCAGCACCAGAAGCTGGTGCCCATGCAGGAGATGACGGACGTGCTCAAGGTGTTAGTCAAGGAGGCCCCCAGCCTGCAGCCCAAGAGCTGGGTGCGTGTCAGAGCCGGCCTCTACAAGGATGACATCGCTCAGGTGACTTTCGCAGAGCCCGGCCAAGCAACGGTCTCCCTCAAGATGATTCCTCGCATCGACTACAGCCTCATCACAAGCCCCAGCAAACAGAAAGACGCCTTCGCCAAGAGGAAGAGGTTCAGCAGACCCCCACAGAAGCTCTTTGATGCTCAGAAGATCCAGTCCCTCGGAGGAAAGGTTGGGGCAGATGGAGATTTTCTCACCTTCAAAGGGAACCGCTACAGCCACAGAGGATTCCTCTTCAAGACCTTCGCCCTCTCGGCCGTCATCAGAGAGGGGGTGAAGCCCACGCTCTCCGAGCTGCAGAAGTTTGAGGAGCAGCCCGACGCCCTGCAGGACCTCCCGGTGCGCATCGAGGACAGCCGGGACGCCGAGCGCACCTTCACGCCAGGAGACAAAGTGCGAGTGGTGGACGGTGAGCTCGTCAACCTGCGGGGCCAGGTGGTCAGCGTGCACGGCCCCAAGGTCATCCTGATGCCCAAGCACGAGCAGCTCACCGACCTGCTGGAGCTGTCCGCCTGGGAGCTGCAGAAGGACTTCGACGCGGGAGACCACGTCAAAGTGATCTCCGGACGCTTCCTCGGCACCACGGGCTTCGTCCTGAGAGTGGAGGACAACTttatcctcctcctctcccacctcgccagggaagagctcaaggTACTTCCCAGAGACCTGCAGCTCTGCCAGGACACTGCACTCCCGGTGGACGTTTGGGGCCAGCACCGCTGGGCCCAGCTGGTGCAGCTGCACCCCGGCATGGTGGGCGTCATCGTTGGCCTAGACGCAGACACTTTGCAAGTCCTGAACATGCACGACAAGGTGGTCACGGTGCGCCGCCAAGCAGTCACCGCCAAGAAGGACAACCACTTGGCCGTGGCCCTGGACCGCCAACAGAACAGCATTCGCGTCAAGGACTCGGTCAGGGTTGTTGACGGCCCGCACTCTGGACTCGAGGCCGAGATCCTCCACCTCTTCAGAGGAAGTGCCTTTCTCCACTCCAGGAAGCTCACGGAAAATGGGGGCCTGTTCGTCTGCAAGTCCCGGCACCTCCTGCTCACCGGGGCTCCCCAGTCTGCCCCGGGCAACGACTTCTTGGTAAGGGACTTGGATCCCGGCCGCAGCCCTCACGTCGCCAGTCCCAGGCACCCTAGCACCCGAGGGCAGAGGCAGCGA ggccagggccagggccagggctcgGGCCAGGGCTCCGAAAGGGGCCGCGGCTACGGCCACCGAGACAAGGGCCTCATCGGACAGTCTGTGCGCATCTGCCAGGGGCCCTACAAGGGCTACATTGGGATCGTGAAGGACGTGACGGAAGACATTTTCCGCGTGGAGCTCCATTCCACCTGCCAGACCATTTCCGTGCATCCTCAGAGACTCGTCCCGCTTGGCACCACTCGCCCCGGACTCTCGACCCCCGGCTCCCAGACTCCCGCCTACGGCTCAGGCTCCTTTCCCTGCCTGTACGGCTCCCAGACCCCAGTGTACGAGGGCAGCTACACTCCGAGCCACACCGGTGCTTGGGACGCCAGCAACCGCAACACACCCTCCAGGCCATAG